AGATGCAGCGCAGCGAAGGTGCCTAGCGCCAGGCGGCGCAGTGCCGAAAGCAGCTCCAGGGCGACAATCGCCTGGCCGTCATGAAGCGGCCGCAAGTCGAGGAAACCCTGCACCACATCGTTTTCGAAGGTGGCGAAAGCGCGCCGCTCATGGGCCTCGGACAATTCCCCGGCGCGGCGCCGCCGGCCCAGCAGGCCGCGCATTTCCATTACCGTCAGGCGGCTGATCAGGGCGCCACGCTGGCCCCGGATATAGGCCTCGAAGTTCTGCGAACGGGGCTCGTTGAGATACCACTTGGCCAGGGCGGAGGTGTCGATGTAGGGGCTCATCGCGCCTCGCGGTTCTGGCGCAGCAGCACCTCGCTGCCCACCTCGAGCCTGGGCATGGCGGCCCTCAAGTCGGCGTGCGATGGCGGCGCTGCCTCGACCAGCGGCGGCAACAGGCGACCGATGGCCTTGCCGTGGCGGGTGATGACGATCTCCCCTTCGCGGGCCAGCAGCTCGTCGAGACGGCTGAGCTCGGCGCGCATCCGGCGGATGCCGATGTGGAGCATGGCGGAGAATCCCGTTTGTGTCACATTTTATATGATTGTGTCACAATTGCCGCAAGGACAGCAAGTGGCGTGAACCGCTGCACCGGCGCGGCGAAAAACAATTCTCTCCACTTGCCTGCCGCCGCCCCACGGAGCAATGTAGTGTCATCACT
This portion of the Alphaproteobacteria bacterium genome encodes:
- a CDS encoding type II toxin-antitoxin system VapC family toxin codes for the protein MSPYIDTSALAKWYLNEPRSQNFEAYIRGQRGALISRLTVMEMRGLLGRRRRAGELSEAHERRAFATFENDVVQGFLDLRPLHDGQAIVALELLSALRRLALGTFAALHLAVARDAAATAIASADGVMIEAAQSLGFEVVRFD
- a CDS encoding prevent-host-death protein translates to MLHIGIRRMRAELSRLDELLAREGEIVITRHGKAIGRLLPPLVEAAPPSHADLRAAMPRLEVGSEVLLRQNREAR